TCGCGCAAGATATAGCCGACGCCGCGCACCGTGTGGATCAGGCGCGGCTCGCCTGCGGCCTCCAGCTTCTGCCGCAGGTAGCGCACATATACCTCGATGATATTGCTCTCGCCGCCGAAGTCGTAGCCCCACACCCGATCGTAGATCACCTCGCGGGTGAGCACCTGCTGCGGGTGGCGCATGAACAGATCGAGCAGCTCGTACTCTTTGGCGGTCAGCTCGACACGGCGGCTGTCGATGCGCACATCGTGGGCGGCGGTATCCATCTCGATCGGGCCGTAGCGCAGCACGGCGGGCTGGCTCTCGCGGGTGCGGCGGCGCAGCTGCACGCGGATGCGGGCGATCAGCTCCTCGAAGGCGAAGGGCTTGACCAAGTAGTCGTCGGCCCCGGCCTCAAGGCCGGTAACACGGTCGGCCACATCGGCGCGGGCGGTGAGCATGAGAATGGGCACATCGGATGCGGCGCGCAGGCGGCGGGCGACCTCCAGGCCGTCGATGCCGGGCAGCATCAGGTCGAGCACCACCAGATCCGGCGGGCGCTCGCGGGCGGCGGCGAGGCCCGCCAGGCCGTTGGCTGCGACCTCGACCGTGAAGCCCTCGAAGGCTAGGCCGCGCCGCAGGTAGTTGCTGATCTCAGGCTCGTCCTCTATCACTAATATATGTTCTGGCATGCTGTTTCTTTTTACCTATCAGCGATCTAGAGGTTTATTGTACCAGCGCAATAGGCGGGCTGCAAGACGCGGTGCATCCCTCTTTCGTAGGTGTTAGGCGTAGTCAAATTATATGATCTAGGCCTATTGGCTGCGCCACAGCTAGGATCGGATGTGGTAGGCGAGCACCAGCAGGTTGTGGCGCTGGCCCTGGCGATCCAGCGCGTGCTCGCTCAGCACGCCCTCGACACGGAAGCCAAGCCGCTCGAAGATCGCCTTACCGCCCACCTGGGTCTCCAGCATCTCCACGATCACCTTGTCCACGCCCAGGTCGCGAGCAGCGTCGAAGATCGCGTCGGCCATGGCGGTGCCTAGGCCGCGCCGCCGCCAGTCGGGGCGGGTGAGCAGGCGGATGTCGCCCACGTGCTTCGACCAGCCGGGCAGGCGGCGCACCGCGCTGTAGCCGATGATCTGGCCATCGGCCAGAGCCACGATCTGCCGCCAGTTCTCGGCGAACGATGCGTTGACGAGCCGAGTGATGATCTCGGGGCTATGGTAGTCATCTTCAAAGTAGATCACGTCGTCGGTGGGGAGCGCGGCGCCAAACTGCAGCATGGCATCTCGATCTTGCTCGCCTAGCGCGCGGATGGTCACTTCTGTCCCTTGGCGGAGGATGGTGAGCGGCGGCACAACGGCGTGTGGCTCGGTCATAACGCTGACTCCTATGGTGTGACTTTTTGCACAATCACGATAGTAGACTATTATACCATTATCATATCGCTTTTAAGAATGTTAACACAGCCCATGTCTGCACCGCTCGCTCGCTTTTCCCGCCACTGGCGCGCCATCGGCGGGGCCGCCCGCCTCTACCTCGCGCATATCGCGCTGCTCACAGCTGGGCAAGCGGTCATCGAGCTGTTTTTCAACCTGGCCATCCGCCAGTTTGGCTACAGCCTGGCCGACCTGGGGCAGATCGCCACGGCGGCGGTGGCGGCCTCGGCGGCGCTGAGCCTGCCGCTGTGGTGGCTGGCCAGCCGTATGGGGCTGCGCAGCGCGCTGCTGCTGAACGGCGCGCTGCAGGCCTGCGCCACGGCGGCCTACGCGCTCGCGCCATCGCTGGGCTGGCTGCTGGCGGCATCGGCGCTGTCGGGGGGCAGCGCGGTGCTGCTGCAGGTGAGCGCCGCCCCGCTGATGATGCGCCACTCGGATGCGGCGACCCGCGACACGCTGTTCAGCGCCAACAGCGCGATCGGTATCGGCGTGGCGGGGCTGGCCAGCCTGCTGGCGGGGCCGCTGCCAGGGCTGCTAGGGGCAGGGGCCAGCGGCTACCGCGCGGCGTTCCTGGTCGCGGCGGCGGGCACGCTGGTGGCCTGCGTGCCGCTGCTGCCCTGGTGGCCAGCCTGGCGCGAGGCCGCACCCAGAACCCCTGATCTGCCCAGCGCGGGCGAGGCCGCGCCCAGCGCGCCCGACCAGCCTGGGCCGCTGGCGCTGCTGGTGGCGCTCTGGCGCGATGCGCCCGCCATCCTGGCGCTCGCGATCTCGCCCGCGCTGATCTCGGTGGGCGCGGCGCTGCTGGTGCCCTACTTCAACCTGTTCTTCCGCAGCACCTTTGGCGCGTCGGATGCGGCGCTGGGCCTGATCTTCGCGCTGATGAATGTGGCGACGGGCGCGGCGGTGCTGGCCGGGCCGCTCTTCAGCAGGCGCTACGGCAAGGTGGCCACGATCGTACTAGGCCAGGCGCTCTCGCTGCCGTTCCTGCTGCTCATGGGCTTCGCGCCCAGCCTGGGCGTAGCGGTAGGCGCGGCGATGCTGCGCGGGGGCCTAATCAACATGGCGCAGCCGCTCTACCACGCCTTCGCCATGGAGCGCACGCGCGAGGCGCTGCGACCGACGGTGATCGGCATCATCGGCGGGGCCTCGACGGTGGGCTACCTGTTCGCGCCCAGCGTGAGCACCTGGGTGCAGGCCAGCTACGGCTTCGGGCCGCTGTTTCTAGCCACCGGTGGCTGCTACCTGCTGGCCACGCTGGCCACGGCGGCGCTGTTCCTGCGGCGCGGGCGGGCGGTGGTACAATAGGCCGGTTCGCACAGGGAAAGAAAGCGATCTGTGATCCAACCTATTCGGCAAACTGTTCTGCGCCGCAGCCCGCTTGCTGCCGCGCTCGTCGCAGTGCTCGCGCTGGCCATCGGCCTTGGTATGACCTGGGCGCTGACCGCGCCGCCGTGGAGTATGCGCGCCACCGTGGGCGGCGAGGACTCGGCGCTGCTGGGGGCGGGCTACTATACCAAAGAGGTGACGGGCGAGGGCGTGGCCTTCCGCTGGACTAACGGCCCCGCCGGGTTCCACATCCCCTACCTGCGCTCGCAGTACATCGTCTCGTTTCGCGCCGACACCGGCACCGGCCAGCCCTACACGCTGAAGCTGCTGGATGGCCAGCGCCGCTGGGCCACGTTTGGCATCCAGCCGGGCTTCCGCACCTACCACGTGCTGTGGCCTGCGCCGGTGGCCGAGTTCGCCCCCGCCGGGCTGGGCGCGCACGAGTTCACGCTGCTGGCCGAGGCCCGCCCGCTGCGCGAGGGCGACGACCGGATCTATGGCATGGCAATGAGCCAGATCGGCGCGCGCGACCTAGCGGTTGGGAGCGCGCCCATCGCGCCCATGCTGCTGGTGGGCCTGGCGCTGCTGGCGCTGCTGGCGCTGCTGGTGCCGCTCACGCGCTGGCGGGCAGGCGCGCTGCTGGGCGCGGCGGCGGGGCTGCCGCTGCTGTTCTGGCTGCTGGCCTGGAACCCGCCCACCGCGTCGTACACCTGGCTGCCAGCGGTGTGGCTGCCGGGGGCCACCGCGCTGGCGCTGGTGGGGCTGGCGCTGGCGCGGGCGGCGGGCGGGGCGCGCTGGGCCGCGCTGGCGGCCTGCGCGGCGGTGCTGGCGCTCTTCGCCGCGCTGCTGGTGAGCCTGGGCAGCTTCTGGGCGCTCACCGGCCCCGACTACGGCTGGCACCTGAACCACGGCGGATCGTGGGATCGGGTGTTCCGCGCCCACGGCTTCTACCCGTTTGGCTTCCCACTGCTGCTCTACCTGGGCCAACTGGCGGGCGGGCAGGATGTGCTCTTTGGCCGTGCGGCGGGCGGGCTGGCCACCATCGCCACCATGGCCGCGACCATGGGGCTGGCCTGGCGCATATGCGGGCGGGCCTACGGCTGGCTGGGTGGCGCGCTGCTGCTGGGCGCGCCCATGGTGGTGGCCTATGGCACCCTGGCCAGCACCGACGCGCCGCTGGCGGGCTGGGTGGCCCTGGCGCTGCTGGCGCTCTGCTGGGATGAGCGGCCCACCTGGCGCGGCGCGGCCCTGGGCGGGCTGGCGCTGGGCCTAGGCTACCTGTTCCGCTACCAGGCCATGGTGCTGCTGGCCCCCGCGCTGCTCTGGCTGCTGCTGCAGCCCGCCCCCGAGCAGCTGCCCCAGCGGCTGGCCTGGCTGCGCCGCGCCGGGCGGCTGGCGCTGCCGCTGGTGTGCGGCGCGGCCTTCGTGCTGGCCACCGCGCCCCAGTGGCTGCTCGACATCCGCGACTTCGGGCGGCCCTTCTACACCACGCAGTTCACCAACATCTGGGTGTTCGCGTTCGGCGGCCAGAGCGGCCCGCCCGGCGACACCAGCATGCAGCAGATGCTGAACACGCTCACCTTCGACCCCTCGCTGCTGTGGCGGCACTGGATGGACAACATCCAGCTGGCCGGGCAGCAGACCCTGCACGAGGCGCTGGTGTGGCCGTTTGGCGTGCTAGCCCTGATGGGCGTGGCGCTGGGGCTGCTGGGCCTGCGCGACCGGCGCTACCTGCTGCTGGCGCTGTGGGTGGGCGTCTACACCGCCGCCGTCACACTGACGTATAATAAGGAGCGCTTTTTCCTGCCTGTCATGCCAGCGCTGGTGCTGTTCGCCGTCGCCACGGTGCGCCAGCTGGCCGAGCGGGCGGGCGCACACCGCTGGCAGCGCGTGGCCTACGCCGCCGCCAGCGCGGCGCTCTGGTGCTGGGCTATGCTGCACCTGATGGATGCCCAGCGCGAGCTTATCGTCTACCTGTCATTTTGAAGGAGTCTTTCTGTGAGCAAAATTGGACGCAACGAACCATGCTGGTGTGGCAGCGGCAAGAAATATAAGCACTGCCACCTCGCTATCGACGAGGCAGCCGCAGCCGATCAGCGCAAGCTGAAGCAGGCGGGCGACGCGCTGCTGCCGCGCATCGTCGAGCGCGCCCAGATGCATACCGCCGCCATCCCGGCGGCCTTCACCCAGTACTGGAACGGCAAGTATACCTCCGACCAGATGGCCAACCTAGATGACATCGAGGATCGCGGGGCCGAGCGCTTCCTCACATGGTTCGCCTTCGACCACCCGCTGGAGGATGGCCAGACCCTGGTGGAGCAGCTGGCCAGCGGTGCCGCCGAGGACTTCCCGCTGAGCGAGGACGAGGCCAAGGTGCTGGGCCAGTGGAAGGCCGTGCGGCTCCAGCCCTATGTGATCGACCGGATCATCAAGGGCAAAGAGATCATCGTGCGCGAGCTGCTGGGCGAGACCGAGTACCCGATCGAGGACCACGCCGCCTCGCGCCACGTGGAGGTCGGCGAGGTGCTGATCGTCCACCTGCTGCCGCTGGGCAGCCGCTTCTACATTGGCGGCGCGGCTGCCCACCTGACGCCGGACACCGCCGACAAGCTGCGCGAGTTCGCCGACCTGCACGTGCAGGCCCTGCGCCGCGAGCAGCCCGAGGCGGGCTACGCCGACCTGCTGCGCACCCAGTCGCATGTGCTCAACCACTTCGTGATGGAGCTGCCGGTGGAGGAGCCAGACCCCACAGTGTTCGACCGCATCCTGCTGCAGACCCGCACGGCCCTGGCCCTGGCGGGCGAGTCGGTGGGCCTGGGGCGGCCTAGCGAGAAGCGCGAAGACTAAGCAGCTTCGCCAAACGTCAGCGGGCACAGGTGGCATTCTACCCTAATAAATGCCGCCTGTGCTTTTTTTTGCGCAGCGTTCCACAGCATATTGGGACAAAATGCCACAGCATAATGAGACAGTCCCATCTGCTTTTCACGCCTGCCTCTCCATGCAAGGCATCAGAATGAGAAACGGCCCCAGCATGACAGATAATGAGCAAATGGTGAGCAGAAAGCAATAGACTTGACATGTAAAAATATGGTAAAAATAGCCTCAAGAACCCCGCAGTCGCACTAGCGTTATTCGAGCAAGCGGGGCCGTAGTGGAGAGCAACGCACTATGCCACACATCCTTGTTGCCGACAACGACAGCTCAAGCCTACAGACCAACGCCGGGCTGCTTGAGCAGGCCCGCTACCATGTGACCCGCGCCAGCAGCAGCCGGGAGATCATGCGCGTTGTTGCACAGCAGATGCCCGATCTGGTGCTGATGGAGGCGGTGCTACCCGACCAAGAGGGCTTCGAGGTCTGCCGCCGCATCCGCCGCGTCTCCGACGTGCCGGTGGTATTCCTGAGCAGCCGCGCCCGCGCCGAGGACAAGGTCGAGGGCCTGCGCCTAGGGGCCGACGACTACCTGGCCAAGCCCTGCCAGCCCGCCGAGCTGCTGGCCCGCATCAACGCCGTGCTGCGCCGCGCCGAAAGCTCGCGGCAGCCGCCCAAGACCACGCTGGCCGTGGGCGAGTGGGAGCTAGACCCCATCCGGCAGACGTGCATGATCGACCAGAAGCGCTCGGTCGAGCTGACCCCGCGCGAGGTGCACCTGCTCTCGTTCCTGATGAAGCGCTGCGGCCAGGTCTGCACCAACAACCAGATCGTGCGCCACGTATGGGGCTTCACCGGCCAGCAGGCGCGCAGTATTGTGGCCACCTCGATCTGGCGGCTGCGGGCCAAGCTGGAGAAAGACCCGCAGGAGCCAGCGCACCTGCTCACCATCCGCAACATCGGCTACAAATTCATGGAATAGCCACCGCTCTTGTTCTGTTGTTCCGGCGGGCGCGAGGCCTTTTGTTCCCCTCACGCCCGCTTTTTATGTCTTGCAGCCGCCCAGTACCCCACACAAAAACGCCGCCTAGCCCTTTGCAAAGGGCGGGCGGCGTTTTTGACCAGTGTGAGAAACCTACTCGGGGATGGAGGCCACGCGGTACGCCGCCACCTGCGCCACCAGGGCGTGGGGCAGCCGCCCTTCGACATAGGTGCCCTCGGCCTCGAAGCGCTCGGAGTCGACCAGGCCGCGCTGGTGCCACATGGCCACCAGATCGTTGCGGCGGTAGGGGATGAATGCCGAGAGCGTGTCCATCCGCTGTGCAAGGGTCTGCTCGATCCGCGCCAGCAGATCGGGGATGCCCCAGCCCTTGTAGGATGACACCGCGATATGGTCGTCGGGCAGGCCAAGCTCCTTGGCCAGCTGCGCCACCTCGCGCTCATCCACGCCCTCCAGCAGGTCGACCTTGTTCAACACGGTGAGCACGGGCTTCTCGCCCACGCCCAGCTCGGCCAGGGTGTCCAGCACGGTCTGGGTCTGCTGGGCCGCATTCTGGTGGGTGATGTCGAGCACGTGCAGCAGCAGGTCGGCCTCCTTGATCTCCTCCAGGGTGGCGCGGAAGGCCGCAACCAGCTCGGTGGGCAGCTTCTGGATGAAGCCGACGGTGTCGGTGAGCAGCATCTGCTGGCCACCCGGCAGATCCACCTGGCGCGTGGTGGGGTCGAGCGTGGCAAACAGCCGATCCTCGGCGCGCACGCCCGCGCCCGACACGGCGTTCAGCAGGGTGGATTTACCCGCGTTGGTGTAGCCCACCAGCGCCACGATCGGCGTGCCGCTCTCGCGGCGGCGCGCGCGGTACAGCTCGCGCTGGCGGTGCACATCGGCGATCTGCCGCTCCAGCAGGGCGATGCGGTGGCCGATCATGCGGCGGTCCAGCTCCAGCTGGGTCTCGCCGGGGCCGCGCAGGCCCACCACGCCGCCAGCGCCGCCCGACCCGCCAGCGCCGCCGCCGCCGCCCGCCTGGCGCTCAAGGTGGGTCCAGGCGCGGCGCAGCCGGGGCAGCAGGTACTTGTACTGGGCCAGCTCCACCTGGATGCGGCCCTCGTGGGTGCGGGCGTGCCCGGCGAAGATATCGAGGATGAGGCCGGTGCGGTCGATCACGCGCGCGCCCAGGGCGGCCTCGATATTGCGCGACTGGCTAGGGGTCAGCTCGTCGTCGAAGACCACCACGTCGTAGCGCAGCTCGGCGCGCAGCTCGGCCACCTCCTGGATCTTGCCAGGGCCGACGTAGTGCTTGGGGTAGGGCTGCTTGATGCGCTGGGCGGCGCTGCCCACCACCTCCAGCCCCGCCGTGTCGGACAGCAGCGCCAGCTCCTGCAGCGAGTCCTCGGCGGACCACTGGCTGCGCCCGCCGGTCAGCTCGGTGCCGATCAAAAATGCGCGCTCGCGGGGGGCCTTCGTCTCGTGAAGGCCGCGCACAGCAGGCTGCTGGGAAAGCGTTTGCTCGGAAATAGCCGTTGCTCCTTGCTTTGCCGCATTGGGGTGCGGCATAGTCTCTAAGACAAAAGCGCCCCGACCTGTGGCCGAGGCGCTGCATATCTACTGTTGTCTTCGAATGCGATTATGTCCACCACAGGAAATGTTTTGTTTCCAACATTGTACCATGCGGCCAACACATCCCACAACCGCCAGCGCTTGGGTCTATGCGTTCTCATTCGGCAGAATATTTTACCACCAAGACTCCAAGACCCCAAAAAAAGGATTCAATGACCACGAAGACGCGAAGGAAAAAGGAAGGGAAACCTTCGTGCCTTCGCGTCTTCGTGGTAACAAATCTTTGGTGAATCAAGAGCGCATCGGCCCTGGCTTAGCGCTGGCGGATCTTGCCGCGCTCGCTGTCCTCGCCGAAGCCCAGCGCGGTGTCGACGATATAGAGCGGGCGGCGCTTTACCTCGTCGTAGATGCGGCCAAGGTACTCGCCGATGATGCCCAGGAAGATCAGCTGCACGCCGCCGAAGAACAGCACCGCCACCAGCGTGGATGCCTGGCCGTAGAAGGCCTGGTCGCCCGCGACGCCCGTCCAGTTGAACAGGCGCAGCACCACCACCACGATCAGGAACAGCAGGCACAGCGCGGCCACGAAAAAGCCAAAGTAGGTGGCCAGCTGCAGCGGCAGGTACGAGAAGGTGGTGATACCATCCATGGCGAGGCGCACCATCTTCTTCATGGAGAACTTGGTCTCGCCCGCCTTGCGCGGGTCGCGGTCGTAGCGGATGCCGGTCTGCTTGAAGCCGACCCACACCGAGAGGCCGCGCATAAAGCGGTTGTACTCGCGCATGGAGATCAGGGCGTCCACCACCTTGCGGTCCATCAGGCGGAACTCGCCGGTGTCCACCGGGATCTCCACGCTGGTGATGCGGGTGATCAGGCGGTAGAAGGTGGAGGCGGTGAACTTCTTGAACCAGGTCTCGCCCGCCCGCTCGGCGCGCTGGGCGTAGATCAGGTCGTAGCCCTCGCGCCACTTCTCGATCAGGCGCGGCAGCACATCCGGCGGGTCTTGCAGGTCGGTGTCCATCACGATGATGGCCTGGCCGCTGGTGTAGTCTAGCCCGGCGGTGAGCGCGGCCTGCAGGCCGAAGTTGCGCGAGAAGTTCACGACCTTGACGCGCGGGTCGCGCTCGTGGATCTCGCGGATGATGCCGGGGGAGCGGTCGCGCGAGCCGTCGTTCACCAGGACGATCTCGAATGGCTCGCCGTGCTGCTCAAGCACCTCGGCCACGCGGGCGCAGAACTCGGCGATCAGCGCCTCTTCGTTGAACACTGGGCCGACCACCGAGATGACCGGACGTTCCTGCGCGTCGGCTTTGCGCTTGTCGGGTGTAGTGTATGTGTCGATCATGTTTCTGTGCTTCCTGGCGCGGCTCACATCGGCGCGCTCCTGGCAGCTATTGTACCATAGCCCTAGCCCGCCACCTCGCGCATCTCCAGCCAGTTCGGCCCCGCCTCTACATCCACACGTAGGTTCACATTCTCCAGCTCGACCGCGCCCTCCATCTGGTCGCGCACCAGCGCTATCGCCTGCTCTAGCTCGGCCTCGGGCACCTCCAGGATCAGCTCGTCGTGCACCTGCAGCAGGATGCGGGTGGCCATGCCGCGCTCGCGGATGGCGCTGTCGACCATGATCATGGCGCGCTTCATGATATCGGCGGCGGTGGCCTGGATAGGCGCGTTGATCGCCTCGCGCTCGGCGGCCTGGCGGCGCGGGCCACTCACCTTCAGCTCGGGCATCGAGCGGCGGCGGCCATACAGCGACTGCACGAAGCCGTCGCGGCGGCCCGCATCCAGCGTCATGTCGATATACTGGCGGATGCCGGGGAACTGCTTGAACATCTGGTCGATCAGGGCCTGGGCCTCGCTGCGGCTCGTGCCGATGCGCGGCGCGAGGCCAAACGAGCTGATACCGTAGATGATGCCAAACACCGTGGTCTTGGCCACGCGGCGCTGGTTGCTGGTCACCTCGGCGGCGGGCACGGCAAACAGCTGAGCGGCGGTGGCGGCGTGGATGTCCTGGCCCTCGTTGAAGGCGGCCACCATGTTCTCATCCTGCGTGATCGAGGCCAGCACGCGCAGCTCGATCTGCGAGTAGTCGGCGGCGACGAACTGGCAGCCCGGGGCGGCCACAAAGCCGCGCCGGATCTCGCGGCCCTCATCGCTGCGGGTGGGGATGTTCTGCAGGTTGGGGTCGTTCGACGACAGGCGGCCCGTGGCCGCGCCGAGCTGGCTGTAGGTGGTGTGGATGCGGCCATCCTCGCTATTCACCAGCTCGGGCAGGGCGTCGACGTAGGTCGACTTGAGCTTGGAGAGCTGGCGGTGCTGGAGGATGAGCGTGATGATGTGGTAGCTGGCGTCGTCGGCGTGGCGGTCGCGCAGCGACTCCATGGCCTGGGCGGTCAGCGAGAACTGGCCGGTCTTGGTCTTCTCCAGCCCTGTGGTGTCCAGCCCCAGCTTGCTGAACAGCACATCGGAGAGCTGCGCGCCCGAGTTGATGTTGAAGGGCATATTGCCGTTGTAGGCGTAGATCTCCTGCTCCAGCGCGGCCATGCGCTCGCCCAGGGTCTTGCCCAGGTTGCGCATGTAGTCGGCGTTGATGCCGATGCCAGCGGCCTCCATGCGCACCAGCACGGGGATGAGCGGCATCTCCAGCTGGTCGAAGATCCAGGCCACCTTGGGCAGCGCGTCGAGCTGCGGGCGCAGCGCCTGGAACAGCCGCAGCGTCATGTCGGCGTCGGCGGCGGCGTAGGGCGTGGCGCGGTCGAGCGGCACCTGGGCGAAGGTGATCTGGCTTTTGCCCTTGCCGATCAGCAGATCGATGTCGGTCATCGGCTCGGGCAGGCGCAGCTCGCTGAAGGCCAGCTCCTTCAGGCCCTTGCGCTTGTCGAGCAGCGCGGCGGCCAGCATGGTGTCGAATGTCACGCCTTCGACCGCCACGCCCGCGTGCAGCAGCAGCTCCACGTCGAACTTGGCGTTGTGGGCATACTTGGGCCTGCTGGCGTCGGCGAAGAAGGGCCGCAGCGCGTCGAGCACCACATCCTTGGGCAGCTGCGGCTCGCCGGTGGTGTGGCCCACCGGGATGTAGGCGCTGGCCCCCGGCTGCGTGGCGATCGAGATGCCCACCAGCGCGCTCTCGAACGGGCGCAGGCCATCCGACTCGGTGTCGAAGGCGAAGCCGGGCGCGGCGGCCAGCTCGGCCAGCAGCGCATCCAGCTGGGGCTGGGTGGTGACGGCGTAGTAGCGCCCGAACATGGCGGGCATGGGGCCAGCGGCCAGCGGCGCGGCCACGCCGCCCACGGCCTCGCCGCTATCGAACATGGCCAGCTGCTGCGGGCCGCTGGGCGTGGGGACGGCGGGGGCGGGCGCGTCGAACATGCTGATCTGGCCATCGGCGCGCGGCGCGGGCGCGGCGGGCAGGTCGCGCACCTCGATGCCAGCGGTGCCGCTGGGCGGCAGGCGCTTGATCAGGCTGGTGCCCATCTCTAGCTCCTGGAACAGGCCCAGCACCGCCGCGCGGTCGTAGCTGCCGATCTCGGTGGCGGCCAGATCTAGCTGCACCGGCGCGTCGCACACGATGGTGGCCAGCTTTTTGGAGAACAGCGCGGCATCCAGCTGGCCCGCCAGCGGCTTGCGATAGCGGTTGGGCACCTCGTCCATGCGCTCGTAGATCTGCTCGACGGTGCCGAACTGGTTCAGCAGCGCGATCGCGCCCGCCTCGCCGATGCCCTTGACACCGGGGATGTTGTCGGAGGTGTCGCCCTTGAGGCCGCGCAGGTCGGCCAGCTGCGTCGGGCGCAGGCCCTTGTAGCGCTCGACCACCGCCGCCTCGTCGTAGATGGTGGTGGTCTTGTTGCCGCGCGCGTAGGGGTTGGCCAGCAGCACCCGCACGTGGTCGTTCACCAGCTGCAGGGTGTCGGTGTCGCCGGTGAGGATGAGCGAGCCGACGTCGGCCTGGGCGGCCTGCACCGAGAGCGTGCCGATCACGTCGTCGGCCTCGAAGCCCTCGGCGGTGTAGATCGGGATGTTCAGCGCCTGCACCGCCTGCTTGATGCGGTCGAGCTGGGGGTGGAACTCCTCGGGGGTCTCGGCGCGGCCCGCCTTGTAGGCGTCGTACATATCGTCGCGGAAGGTGCGCCCGATGTCGAAGGAGACCGCCAGATAGCGCGGGCGGTGCTCCTCGACCGCGCCCAGCATGATCGAGAGGAAGCCGTAAACCGCGTAGGTCGGCTCGCCGGTGGATGCGCGCATGCCTGCCTCGCGCAGGGCGTGGAAGGCGCGGAAGGCCAGGGCGTGGCCATCGATCAGCAGCAGGGTCGGGCGCTCGGTCATCCTCGTCTCTCCTTCTTGTGCGACATCGGCTTGATATTATACGCCGATCCGAACATATGAGCAACAATTCTGGCGGGTAGATCCGTTTGGTACCGCCGCCTAAGAACCTAGCGAAAATCCAGCCTTCACCTCCCACAATCAATCATTTAATACGATTCACATCTCATATATCGCTCATTGTGCAAATATCTTAACCTCAAACAAACATAAAAATTAACATATACCTTTCTATTTACTATAAGTCAAATATATGTAAATAAATAAGCTGTTGACAAATTAATTCCGCCCTATATACTCATTTTACACACTAACAAAACAATAATCAGCGCATCAAGCACCCTTAACCGATCTATAACATGCAATACGGCATGTTTAGATATCGTATTCTTTTCCACACAAGGAGTTCGTATGAAGTTCAGTTGGAAATCGCTCGGCATGGCTGTCGGCGGCCTTGCTATCGTTCTCAGCTCAACCATGACCGCAGCCCCCGCCGTTGCCGCGCCAAGCTATACACCACCGGGCACAGGTACCTACGACGCGCAGCCACCCTCGCAGGCAGGATATGTAACCTACAACACTGCTGACCCAAGCAACCCTGGCTGGGGCACGCTGCTCAACGAGCCGCTGGCAGCGTGGAACACGATTGTGTACGCGACAACACCAGGGAATAGCGTTTCGTTCCAGTTCGCTCCAGAGAGCACATCAATCGGGTTCATGTACTCCATGGCGGCAAACCGAGGTTCTTTTCGGGTTGAGCTTGATGGTCAGACGATTGATCAGATCAATGCCTATGCACCCGAAACCCGACGCCAAGTCATCAAGACATGGCCGGTATCAACTCATAACAGCAACCATGTCATCACTATCTATCTCCTTCCTGGCGCGCCCAATGGCATCATCGATTTTGATGCCTTTATCGTCAACCAAGATGCCGCGCCGGGGTTGACCACAATTGATGACTCGGACACATTGATGCGCACCATTGGCACATGGACTCGT
This portion of the Chloroflexia bacterium SDU3-3 genome encodes:
- a CDS encoding response regulator transcription factor, translated to MPEHILVIEDEPEISNYLRRGLAFEGFTVEVAANGLAGLAAARERPPDLVVLDLMLPGIDGLEVARRLRAASDVPILMLTARADVADRVTGLEAGADDYLVKPFAFEELIARIRVQLRRRTRESQPAVLRYGPIEMDTAAHDVRIDSRRVELTAKEYELLDLFMRHPQQVLTREVIYDRVWGYDFGGESNIIEVYVRYLRQKLEAAGEPRLIHTVRGVGYILREDS
- a CDS encoding GNAT family N-acetyltransferase, with the translated sequence MTEPHAVVPPLTILRQGTEVTIRALGEQDRDAMLQFGAALPTDDVIYFEDDYHSPEIITRLVNASFAENWRQIVALADGQIIGYSAVRRLPGWSKHVGDIRLLTRPDWRRRGLGTAMADAIFDAARDLGVDKVIVEMLETQVGGKAIFERLGFRVEGVLSEHALDRQGQRHNLLVLAYHIRS
- a CDS encoding MFS transporter; amino-acid sequence: MLTQPMSAPLARFSRHWRAIGGAARLYLAHIALLTAGQAVIELFFNLAIRQFGYSLADLGQIATAAVAASAALSLPLWWLASRMGLRSALLLNGALQACATAAYALAPSLGWLLAASALSGGSAVLLQVSAAPLMMRHSDAATRDTLFSANSAIGIGVAGLASLLAGPLPGLLGAGASGYRAAFLVAAAGTLVACVPLLPWWPAWREAAPRTPDLPSAGEAAPSAPDQPGPLALLVALWRDAPAILALAISPALISVGAALLVPYFNLFFRSTFGASDAALGLIFALMNVATGAAVLAGPLFSRRYGKVATIVLGQALSLPFLLLMGFAPSLGVAVGAAMLRGGLINMAQPLYHAFAMERTREALRPTVIGIIGGASTVGYLFAPSVSTWVQASYGFGPLFLATGGCYLLATLATAALFLRRGRAVVQ
- a CDS encoding SEC-C domain-containing protein, with amino-acid sequence MSKIGRNEPCWCGSGKKYKHCHLAIDEAAAADQRKLKQAGDALLPRIVERAQMHTAAIPAAFTQYWNGKYTSDQMANLDDIEDRGAERFLTWFAFDHPLEDGQTLVEQLASGAAEDFPLSEDEAKVLGQWKAVRLQPYVIDRIIKGKEIIVRELLGETEYPIEDHAASRHVEVGEVLIVHLLPLGSRFYIGGAAAHLTPDTADKLREFADLHVQALRREQPEAGYADLLRTQSHVLNHFVMELPVEEPDPTVFDRILLQTRTALALAGESVGLGRPSEKRED
- a CDS encoding response regulator transcription factor, which codes for MPHILVADNDSSSLQTNAGLLEQARYHVTRASSSREIMRVVAQQMPDLVLMEAVLPDQEGFEVCRRIRRVSDVPVVFLSSRARAEDKVEGLRLGADDYLAKPCQPAELLARINAVLRRAESSRQPPKTTLAVGEWELDPIRQTCMIDQKRSVELTPREVHLLSFLMKRCGQVCTNNQIVRHVWGFTGQQARSIVATSIWRLRAKLEKDPQEPAHLLTIRNIGYKFME
- the hflX gene encoding GTPase HflX, which gives rise to MPHPNAAKQGATAISEQTLSQQPAVRGLHETKAPRERAFLIGTELTGGRSQWSAEDSLQELALLSDTAGLEVVGSAAQRIKQPYPKHYVGPGKIQEVAELRAELRYDVVVFDDELTPSQSRNIEAALGARVIDRTGLILDIFAGHARTHEGRIQVELAQYKYLLPRLRRAWTHLERQAGGGGGAGGSGGAGGVVGLRGPGETQLELDRRMIGHRIALLERQIADVHRQRELYRARRRESGTPIVALVGYTNAGKSTLLNAVSGAGVRAEDRLFATLDPTTRQVDLPGGQQMLLTDTVGFIQKLPTELVAAFRATLEEIKEADLLLHVLDITHQNAAQQTQTVLDTLAELGVGEKPVLTVLNKVDLLEGVDEREVAQLAKELGLPDDHIAVSSYKGWGIPDLLARIEQTLAQRMDTLSAFIPYRRNDLVAMWHQRGLVDSERFEAEGTYVEGRLPHALVAQVAAYRVASIPE
- a CDS encoding glycosyltransferase family 2 protein, with the translated sequence MIDTYTTPDKRKADAQERPVISVVGPVFNEEALIAEFCARVAEVLEQHGEPFEIVLVNDGSRDRSPGIIREIHERDPRVKVVNFSRNFGLQAALTAGLDYTSGQAIIVMDTDLQDPPDVLPRLIEKWREGYDLIYAQRAERAGETWFKKFTASTFYRLITRITSVEIPVDTGEFRLMDRKVVDALISMREYNRFMRGLSVWVGFKQTGIRYDRDPRKAGETKFSMKKMVRLAMDGITTFSYLPLQLATYFGFFVAALCLLFLIVVVVLRLFNWTGVAGDQAFYGQASTLVAVLFFGGVQLIFLGIIGEYLGRIYDEVKRRPLYIVDTALGFGEDSERGKIRQR